A region of Helicoverpa zea isolate HzStark_Cry1AcR chromosome 16, ilHelZeax1.1, whole genome shotgun sequence DNA encodes the following proteins:
- the LOC124637301 gene encoding uncharacterized protein LOC124637301 codes for MIRCINCGLNIFRMRRYSLETETEDIRRLIQQQNAITDIPRDSVVCHACWLLLHQSIEAPGPLTHTVGHRNVCVHCGRSLYRSRAHTLSSNTEREVRIRAVVAERILPRSLRTSDRICHPCWQRCDSLAEHYTEPSTSSAVPPLPSTSSAVPPLPSTSEESIADIPGTSSEQVTQHVQIESSPSLPQEVSTIVLSQYGRASDSQARCFFPGCHHAERLVVPLSIRIRLFVDFKFYVPADCRICNYHLRGNLWHQLNEIEVNHTFTEAYIYDFVSLLSKETSIDFENIDMMDNHLVHYWFGISKEQFRTLLAEVTRLSQMHRGSTALAALLLKLRNGDSNERIASLFQMPRSTLENLMSKARELLQQDFVPMHLGLSHMTRAEIANRNLLIPNGLFGGINENGERLPIVIVDGTYIYCQKSSNYKYQKDTYSLHKYRNLVKPFMFVCCDGYILEVLGPYPATTSDGDIMQNEFINESQPLRQYFRHGDVFILDRGFRDAVSVLENSNYSVHMPLSLEENETQLSTLAANRSRTVTMCRWVVETVNGIFKEQFKIFRHEFFNRASSHLMVDFSIAAALINRFHCRYTDRTDAAQILEIINQKMYQNNVLADFINNNNYNRRRAHFTNINVDSQNISNFPQLTQEDLILIACGTYQIKQARSYYGEHIRYNGSYTIEVCREAHLSNLRDELSLSQNHWLLRGKIQSRHISRKIYYVYIIINNNVSGREAVEHYCCNCIVGRRTVGCCAHTMTILWYLGWARHETNITPPAQFLDDLLIKYDDILFDE; via the exons ATGATCCGCTGCATCAATTGTGGTTTAAATATCTTTCGGATGCGTCGATACTCGTTAGAAACTGAGACTGAAGACATTCGGCGATTGATCCAGCAACAAAATGCTATTACCGAT ataccGAGGGATAGCGTTGTGTGTCATGCTTGTTGGTTGCTACTACATCAATCAATTGAAGCACCAGGACCACTTACACATACTGTAGGGCATAGGAACGTATGTGTACACTGTGGGAGGTCTTTGTATCGGTCAAGAGCCCATACATTATCAAGCAATACTGAAAGAGAAGTACGCATAAGGGCTGTTGTTGCAGAGAGGATTTTGCCACGCTCA CTACGTACATCTGATCGGATTTGTCACCCTTGTTGGCAGAGGTGTGATAGTTTGGCTGAACATTACACTGAACCATCCACATCATCTGCAGTTCCACCTCTACCATCCACATCATCTGCAGTTCCACCTCTACCATCCACATCTGAAGAATCTATTGCTGATATTCCGGGTACATCATCTGAGCAAGTAACACAACATGTTCAAATTGAATCTTCTCCATCCCTCCCTCAAGAAGTATCAACAATTGTTTTATCTCAGTATGGGAGAGCATCAGACTCGCAGGCCCGCTGTTTTTTTCCTGGTTGTCACCATGCTGAAAGACTTGTAGTGCCATTATCTATAAGAATAAGACtttttgtagattttaaatTCTATGTTCCAGCTGACTGTCGCATCTGCAATTATCATTTAAGAGGTAATTTATGGCAccaattaaatgaaattgaagTGAACCATACCTTTACAGAGGCATATATATATGATTTTGTGTCATTATTAAGTAAAGAGACAtcaattgattttgaaaatattgacatGATGGATAATCATTTAGTACATTATTGGTTTGGTATAAGCAAAGAGCAGTTCCGTACATTGTTGGCAGAAGTCACTAGGTTATCTCAAATGCATAGAGGGTCTACTGCTCTAGCTgcattattattgaaattaagaaATGGAGACTCTAATGAGCGAATTGCCAGTTTATTCCAAATGCCTCGCAGTACTTTGGAGAATTTAATGTCCAAAGCAAGAGAGTTGCTTCAACAAGATTTTGTGCCAATGCATTTAGGGTTAAGCCATATGACGAGGGCAGAGATTGCTAATAGAAATCTTTTAATCCCTAATGGTCTTTTTGGAGGTATTAATGAGAATGGGGAGAGATTACCAATTGTCATTGTTGATGGTACTTATATATATTGCCAGAAAAGCTCAAATTATAAGTATCAAAAGGATACATACTCTCTACATAAGTATAGGAACCTTGTGAAACCAtttatgtttgtgtgttgtgatgGGTATATTTTAGAGGTTCTTGGCCCCTATCCAGCAACTACATCAGATGGTGACATTATGCAAAATGAATTTATAAATGAGTCTCAACCGCTAAGGCAGTATTTTCGACATGGTGATGTTTTTATTCTGGATAGGGGTTTTAGAGATGCAGTATCAGTTCTAGAAAATAGTAACTATAGTGTTCATATGCCACTTTCATTAGAAGAGAATGAAACACAGTTGTCAACGTTAGCAGCAAATAGATCAAGGACAGTAACCATGTGCCGTTGGGTAGTGGAAACAGTAAATGGTATATTTAaagaacaatttaaaatattccgcCATGAATTTTTTAATAGAGCATCATCTCATTTGATGGTAGATTTTTCTATTGCTGCTGCATTGATAAACCGGTTTCATTGTCGTTATACAGACAGAACTGATGCAGCACAGATTCtagaaataattaatcaaaaaatgtaccaaaataatgttttagctgattttataaataataataattacaatagaaGGAGAGCACATTTCACAAACATAAATGTTGATTCACAAAATATAAGTAACTTCCCTCAACTCACACAGGAAGACTTGATATTAATTGCTTGTGGTACTTATCAGATAAAACAAGCACGGTCTTATTATGGCGAACATATTCGATACAATGGTTCCTATACTATTGAAGTGTGTAGAGAGGCTCATCTTAGCAACCTGCGGGATGAATTGTCACTCTCCCAAAATCACTGGCTTCTCAGAGGCAAAATTCAAAGCAGACATATAAgtcgaaaaatatattatgtttatatcaTAATTAACAATAATGTAAGTGGGAGAGAGGCAGTTGAACACTACTGTTGTAATTGCATAGTTGGACGAAGAACCGTAGGTTGCTGTGCCCATACAATGACAATATTATGGTACCTTGGCTGGGCAAGGCATGAAACAAATATAACCCCTCCAGCCCAGTTTTTAGAcgatttattaattaagtatgacGATATACTATTTgatgaataa